In Candidatus Flexicrinis affinis, the following are encoded in one genomic region:
- a CDS encoding DUF86 domain-containing protein — protein sequence MKKSTRDYLLDMAGSVNDIRAFTAGMDSVAFGRDRKTQLAVIRAFEVIGEVAKRLPDALLDQQASVDWRAVKGFRDVLIHQYDAVDTVIVWDAVERISDVQHAVEALLASLPPEDE from the coding sequence GTGAAGAAGTCTACGCGCGACTACCTACTGGATATGGCCGGCTCTGTAAATGACATACGAGCCTTTACTGCGGGTATGGACAGTGTTGCTTTCGGCAGAGATCGCAAGACACAGCTTGCCGTGATTCGCGCGTTTGAAGTCATCGGCGAAGTCGCAAAGCGGTTGCCCGATGCGCTGTTGGATCAGCAGGCTTCGGTGGACTGGCGCGCAGTGAAGGGTTTCCGTGATGTGCTGATTCATCAGTATGACGCGGTGGATACCGTCATTGTTTGGGATGCAGTTGAGCGAATCTCGGATGTGCAGCACGCCGTCGAGGCCTTGCTGGCGAGCCTACCGCCCGAAGATGAGTAA
- a CDS encoding nucleotidyltransferase family protein, which produces MTDPAKTVPSLDDLRARRDEILELARRHRAYNVRVFGSVARGDATPESDIDVLVAFRPGASLFDLSALWQDLQDLLDREVNVVSEGGMNERFRQRIADDVVPL; this is translated from the coding sequence TTGACTGATCCTGCCAAGACCGTTCCCTCCCTTGACGACCTGCGCGCTCGACGCGACGAAATCCTTGAGCTAGCACGGCGTCACCGCGCGTACAACGTGCGCGTCTTCGGCAGCGTGGCGCGCGGCGACGCGACCCCCGAAAGCGACATCGACGTGCTGGTCGCGTTCCGGCCCGGCGCGAGTCTGTTCGATTTGTCAGCCTTGTGGCAGGACTTGCAGGATCTGCTCGACCGCGAGGTGAACGTCGTTAGCGAGGGCGGTATGAACGAGCGTTTTCGCCAGCGTATCGCAGATGACGTCGTTCCACTGTGA